Part of the Arvicanthis niloticus isolate mArvNil1 chromosome 2, mArvNil1.pat.X, whole genome shotgun sequence genome, CCCACACATGTCCACAAAAGTGAAAACACATGCACACGAACCACATTTACAACTTACTCTCTATTagataaataactaaataagctattctttctatctctgtttgTTGGTGTATTTATGGCATGCTTGTTTTCTCCTGAGGTCAGAGATACTGCTAGATGACTATTCTTCAAATTCTACGTGGAACTGCATAAGCTGGCATGCCATGTATTagtcagtttgttttgttttgctttgttgtttgatCTCATGGCCCCAGTTGGTCCTGAATCCTCCTACTTCTACatccctagttctgggattacagatgtgagccattGTACCTGGCTCCTCATATTATCCTTTTAACCCAACATGAGTTGTATCACAGGAAGTTTTCTTATTCCTATTTTAAAACTAAGCATTGTAGAATAtgttcagggataatgtcctcagccttctctactcttctttctTTGCAACTCttcaggtgattttttttaactaaccATGGAACAAAGTAATGGCACCAAAGTGACTGAATTTATTCTTCTGGGATTTGCTGGGCAGCACAAATCTTGGCACATTCTGTTCATAATATTTCTAGTGATCTATGTTGTCACACTCATGGGTAACATTGGAATGATTCTGCTCATCAAAATTGATTCTTCCCTCCACACTCCCATGTACTTTTTCCTACAACATCTAGCCTTGGTTGATCTCTGTTATACCTCAGCTATTACTCCCAAGATGCTAAAAAACTTCACAGAGACAAAAGCATCCATCTCCTTCATAGGATGTACGTTACAGCTACTAGCCTACGGTACTTTCGCCACCATTGACTGCTTCATCTTAGCTGCTATGGCTGtggaccgctatgtggccatctgtaacCCATTGCGCTATCCCATAGTCATGTCCCAGAGGCTGTGCATTCTgcttctggttggttcatataCCATGGGCTTTCTAAATGCTTCTGTAAACACAAGCTTTACATTCTCACTGAACTTCTGCAGATCCAATGCCATTAATCACTTTTTCTGTGATGAACCTCCCATTCTTGCCCTATCTTGCTCCAGTATTGACTTTAATATCATGCTACTGACAGTCTTTGTGGGGTTCAACCTGATGAGCACTGTGTTGGTTGTCATCTTTTCCTACATATATATCTTGGCTGCCATCCTAAGGATGGCTTCTGCTGCAGGAAGGAAAAAGGCCTTCTCTACATGTGCCTCCCACTTGACTACAGTCACCATTTTCTATGGGACTCTTTCTTACATGTATCTACACCCCCATACCAATGAAtctcaagaacaagaaaaagcagCTTCTGTATTTTATGGCATAATTATTCCCATGTTGAACCCCTTGATCTATAGTCTGAGAAACCAAGATGTAATAGCAGCCTTCAAAAAGACAGGGAAGAAATGCTTATAATTTGAACATCTATTTATAACTCAACAAAGTTTATCAAGCAAGCTATTTCTCAGTGTCAGATATCATGGCACATGTTGAGTGGCACATGGCTTACATACATTATTTCATTGTATCAATTTATTTAACAGGTATAGAAAAACAACTCaaataattatataaagtaaTGTACATTCATGCCCTCTTGAGGGGGGGGATGTGTTTAGTGTTGCTTTTGTGCTtcttgaaaagatttatttatttttaactgtaggTATGTATGCCACAAGTACGCTGATGCCAAAAGATTCTGGGGaaaagcatcagatcctctggagctgaactTAAAGGaatgtgagccacccaatgtaggtgctgggaaactgaacctgagtcctctgcaaatacatgcttaactgctaagctatctcttcaACCCcacttttgttcattttaatgagttttctttttctaaacaaCTTCcatcaaacaataaaattaaagaaaatctatTAGAAGTGCTTAATCAAAGCCAAAAGTATTCTACATGTTCAATgcgatccccatcaaaatccaaaatcaattcttcatagagatagaaagagtaatttgcaaattcatttggaataacaaagataccaaactattttcttttccaCTCTTCGTAATAGTGGCAAGCTGTTGAGCCCCCAGCccccaaatattttctttattgctctcCATCTAACTGCAGTTTTTGTTTGAAAATACAGTCACTTCATCGTTGAATATTCTGGCCTTAGTTAAAAACTCAATTTGTCCTTTTTTTTGATATATATTCTTGCTATTTTTCCATCAATAAGTATGCCTGTCCTGTTTTATTGAgaggtaattttatttattactgcaATGTTATTAGTTAGCATTAAAGTCATGGATTACTGTTCCTTCAATATTAGTCCTTTTTGGAGAATGATTTGGCCTCAAGAAATAAATGGATCAGGAATGTTATTTTATTAACATATGTTAACAtcctgtttttaaattaaattcacaggtaaatggatggatctagggaaaaaaaactatcctcagtgaggtaacaaagaccaaaaaagataaatattcatatattctcTTACACTTAAATGTTAAGCTTTTAAGCCTTCAATAGGCATGCTACTATTAGTTAATCACAGAAGTTAGGAATAGAGTAAAGAATGAAGTAGGAGATAAGgatctctcagggaagtgaaaatAGAACATATAGTTAGAGAGAtacaggagagagtagaaggggaAGAttaaatgagaagagagaaagatgagtAGAAGGGTGGTAATTCAAGGATGGACAGATAAGTCAAAGGGACACTTGAGCAgtcttttttattggttgttgtatttttttttacatttcaaatgttatcccccttcccagtttcccctccacaaactccttGTCATATcatccttccccctgcttctctgagggtgctcctccacccacccacctacccctgcctcactgccctagcatttccttacactgggacattgagcttccacaggaccaagagcctcccctcccattgatgccagataaggctatcctctgctacatgtgcagctggagccatgggtttctccatgtgtactctttctttagtggtttagtctttgggatctcaggggtggggggcTGTCTgcttgttgattttgttgttcttcctatggggttgcaaaccccttcagctccttcagtccttcccctaactcctccattgaggtccccaTGCTCAATCTGATGGCTGGCTGCAAACATCCACATCTATAATGGACTCAGACTCTGGCAGAGAACTTCATATTTGAGGGATCTTACAGAAACCTACTACAATAGaagctttttaaaacatatacatacgTGAAAGATACCTAAATAAAGTCACCAAATAATGGGGAAGAGAAAGCCCCAACTAGACATCTCTTGCCAAATGAATCCTTAATGCCAGGAACGGGTTACATCTACTTGAGTGGTCAGCCAAAAGTGCCtgtggaaatccccaaacaaaccAAAGCTACTGGTTTTCTCCAAAAGCtgatggtaaggccctattgctgaagacaacgtTTAACATATCTCATTAAACATGGAAAGGTGAGCTGGAGCCTGATTACAGCCTTCATCCTTACTGACTACTGTGCATTGTTCTGGAAGGTATTCTGCGTACTACTACATAAGAAAGTTAAAaatcaacccagctacaaaccacTCAATCTACAATGATGACCTACCTTCATACCACAGTGATACAATAATGGCACAAATATTGTGGGAAAAACCAACTGCTCTCTGATTGCAGCTTAGGCCACTTCATGAGATAGAATCTATGCCTGGCACTGCTAGTGTGGCCAAGAACCTAAGACTAGACCTGAGAACAtgaggtaaaaccaaatactattgttctatTAAACAAAGCAGCAAAATTATTCCTAATGACATTAGGCTGCCACCATAGATCAGTCTCTCACTCAGCCATCATGAGAGAAGCATCCTCTTACAATACATGGGAAGTAATACAGAGACCCATGGCTGAACAATTGTAAAAACATACTTTGGAACATTCAGTCCTAAGTGGAATTTCttcatcaaattcctcccctaAGGGCTCAAGGATCTTtgttgaagaagaaagagaaagattgtaagagtcaatGGGGatgaaaaacaccaaaaaacaaggtagacacaACTACACTGACAtacatttgaactcacagagactgtggtatTATGAACAGGACCTGCACAGGTCTAATCAGACATGATCAATACACTGAAGTAGGAAATAAACATGATCTACCATCCCCAACCAAAAAGTTACCTCCAATTAACAGTtgttaaaagaggaaaaaaaaatagtttctttaaGGGAGCCTTACGGGGTATATAAACCACACGTAAGGGCAGGCCCCAAGCCCAGAAGTAGAtaaccaacacaaaatgaactcagaggTATTTTGGGAGATGTTTTTGGTTTCATATTGCATTGCTTGGACACTTTTCACTGTAGGTTTAgctttttcaaaacttactttaagcagggttcttaaatgcttcaactttccttctagcccactgagCAGAGGTAGCAGAAGaagatggttaataggacaaggAGGATggagacctgtttagaagtacatctttggaaatatttcaatcttcgttgtcaggatatcagcagtccagggGCCCATATCCTCTCAGAGAAGTGGTGGAGGGGTTACAGGGGATGGACTTGTGAAGGAGGGAACCAGATGGGGGCAGCAactgggatgtaaaatgaataaataaatagaaaaataaatggaaaataatggaaaaaagaaaaagggaagaaaatgaatatgttGTATCAAAGAGCCTTATTTTCAATCTTGAAAAATATTGCACATCTGCTAAACATCTACACTTTTTCTTGAAACTATACATTTTatcagatgttttctttctttttttattagatattttatttacacttcagatgccatcccctttccccattccccctcttagaaaactcctatcccatgcccccttttcctttttgcacatatacattttttaaaaaatgttaatcataggctttataagtttggtattgctcaatcagaggtgtaacccactacccaacctagatatatcaactatctttgactggtggagatacatgaacatctgcctccctacctcccccctctttctctctttcatcagctagcttctcctctccttcttctcctcctctacttactccttctcttcctctcagtactcctcccaccttagctcctcctacacatcacccttcctgttaaaatgaaacttttctctcaaaatacaattagagcataattattccaatttgtacctgtgaggtacaagatagtcctcatacccagttcatcattttgttgactaaccagaacctctgtcgtctctcctagtCTCTGTAGTTTCTCCTAGTTCagaacacttagttctgaacctggctttttccttggctttaggatgaatgtcagctgacgaccatccactcaaatcttttctctcaaggtaaatagccaggattggctatcaggctataagttttcaaccctatcagaaatccagcatgactgagttaactataattgtgggacgcacaaagcatagcttctaaaacttagccaatttatagagacctctgaacacctggacactccctctactacaaaatgttggagcatctgttcttcagccttctggcccaggatcatctgacagaccttagtgctgcagaattattaagggctgattactctgtctaggcagatataatcagtcgaccattctgtgagtgtgtccttttctggacagtaatttgtctgtagaaggaaagaggcacttcttgtctagtggctgtctcaccacaactggagtaactccaaagatgctcaatttcttcttagaattcaatatatgaagctgtcaggagcagataggtctctaattcaaatgaacattaatacagaaatgtttgtcacgtctattctgtggatttcttatgttttgaaaaccaactgtccatgtaaggtaatctggactgttgtctgttaactccactcagctatttctaaataaaacatagaaaacaccctaacaataaactccaacccatgaatttgctgtagtcccttaactcacaggctgaccatctcaaatcagttaaaaaaagttaaagaaggactgggtctaagccttgtatttctaagtgtgttatactggtacaatgcctatgagggtaacaatgttcatctcttatatcaataagaagctcatactaatgaaaaccttaaaatttgtaatcaaagtaaattggtgccgtttaagaatttatatcttcatcttgatactaactATACAGATTTCTGCTAATagtttatggctatgcaataaaccctagctaatcctctctattccgacaaaaccactacttttccctagaaagacagcccaacatttaccaccttagtcctcaagcccagggaataggggcgctgactcttcattaacttcttcaagctgattatgggcgttaagatattagaagaggagtagggggaagggcaaattgataagcctctgatgctgtgtcttcactgcatccagatggaattcccggacctcagaggtttgagcaggtctgcccagcttgcttgttgagtggatacaccaaggctgctcattctgcaatatacaattctcaaaacaaattttattatcaagatagtttttttttaaagagggctgacattttattaaggatggtggttctaactgcttttcttttttcccccctcttttattgaatattatatttacatttcaaattttatccccttaccgcattccccctaCCTCCCAGGAAACCCTTatcccagcccccctcctcctgcttctatgagggtgtttacccacctaacccccaatccccctccccaccctcagattgcCCCCCctcactcagtgctcagccttcaaggtaccattgacctcatctcccacctatgaccaacaaggccatcctcccctacatgtacagctggagtcatgtggctctccatatgtgctcctaggctggtggattagaccctggggagctctggctggtcggtattgttgctctcctcatggggccaccaaccctttaggctccttcagtttactctctaacttctccattgggaacctttgatcaaattaatggttagctgtgagtatctgcctctgggtatgtcagactctgggggacctctaaggagacagccttatcaggctgctgtcagctttcccttcctgacatccatatcatcatctatctttggtgactgcatatggaatgaatacccaggtggaatggtctccatataaacTCTCCTTCAGATtatgtcccacattttgtctccatatttgctcccttgagtatttagttactccttctaagaaagacctaggcatcctcacttgttctttcttcttcatgagcttcatgtcatctggtagttgaatctttgttgtttcaaacttttgggctaatctccacttatcagtgagtaaataccatgtgtgttcttttgtgattgggttacctcactcaggatgatattttctagttccatccatttacctaagaatttctggaattcattatttttaacagcttcgtaatattccattgtgtaaatgtaccacatatttttgtatccattcctctgttgaagggcatctaggttctctccagcttctgactattatacacaaggctgctatgaacatagtggagcatatgtctttgttatatgttggggcattttctgggtatatgcccaggagtggtatagctgggtcctcaggtagtgctatgtccaattttctgaggaaccgccagactgacttccagagtggttgtaccagtttgcaaccccaccaacaatgaaggagtgttcctctttcttcacatcctcaccagcatctagtatcacctgaatttttgatcttagctattctgactggtgtcaggtggtatctcagtgttgttttgatttgcatttccctgatgactaaggatgttgaacatttcttaaggtgcttctcggccatttgtgtttcctcagtagagaattctttgtttagctctgtaccccatttttaatggggttattttgttgtttggcgtctaatttcttgagttctttgtatatattcgatattagccctctatcggatgtaggattggtaatgatcttttcccaatctattggttgtcattttgtcttgttgacagtgtcctttgccttacagaagctttgcaatttgatgaggtcccatttgtctattcttgaacttagagcataagccattggtgttctgttcaggaactaggtattcgagggtcttccccaacttctcttctattagtttcagtgtatctgtctttatgtgaaggtcctttatctacttggagttgagctttgtaccaggggataagaatggattgattttcatccttctacatgttgacctccagttgagccagcaccacttgttgaaaatgctgtcctttctccACTGGATGggtttagctcccttgtcaaagatcaagtgatcataggtgtgcaggttcatttctgggtctttaattctattccattgatcttcctgtctgtctctgtaccaataccatgcagtttttatcactactgctctgtagtatagtttgaggtcagggatggtgatttccccagaagttcttttattgttgagaatagttctcgatatcctaggttttttgttattccaaatgaatttgtaaattgctctttctatatctatgaaaaattgatttggaattttgatgggtattgcattgaatctgtagattgcttttggcaggatggccatttttacttagttaatcctgccaatcgaggagcatgggagatctttccatcttctgagatcttcttcgatttctttcttcagatacttgaagttcttgtcatatagatctttcactttcttggttatattcactccaagatattttattttatttgtggctactgtgaagggtgtcatttccctactttctttctcagcctgtttatcctttgaatagaggaaggctactgatttgtttgagttgattttatatccagccacattgctaaagttgtttatcaggtttaggagttctctggtggaagtttaagggtcacttaagtatactatcatatcatctgcaaatagtgaaattttgacttcttcctttcctatctgtatccctttgactttcttttgttgtctaattgctctagctaggacttccagtactatattgaatacgtaaagtgagagtgggcagccttgtctagtccctgatcttagtgggattgcttcaagtttctctccatttagcttgatgttggctactggcttgctgtatattgcttttactatgtttaggtatgggccttgaattcctaatctttccaagacttttaacatgaaaggatgttgaatcttctcaaatgctttctcagcatctagtgagatgaccatgtgtttttttttctttgagtttatttatgtagtggattacattgatggatttcctaatattgaaccatccctgcattcctgggataaagcctacttgatcttgatggataattgttttgatgtgttgttggattcagtttgtgagaattttattgagtatttttgcatcaatattcataagagagattggtctgtagttctctttctttgttgggtctttctgtggtttaggtatgagtgtaatggtagcttcatagaatgaattaggtagtgttccttctgtttttattcgatggaatagctcaaagagtattggtattaagtcttccttgagggtctgaaagaattctgggctgaaaccatctggccctggacattttttagtgggaaaatttttaatgactgtttctatttctttaggagttatgtgactgtttagatggtttatctgctcctcctttaactttggtacctggtatctatctagaaaattttccatttcatccagattttccaattttgttgagtataggcctttgtagtaggatctgatgatttttttaatttcctctgtttctgttgttatgtctcccttttcagtcctgattttattaatttgaatactgtctctgtgacctttggttagtctggctaagggtttgtctatcttgttgat contains:
- the LOC117704391 gene encoding olfactory receptor 5AK3-like — translated: MEQSNGTKVTEFILLGFAGQHKSWHILFIIFLVIYVVTLMGNIGMILLIKIDSSLHTPMYFFLQHLALVDLCYTSAITPKMLKNFTETKASISFIGCTLQLLAYGTFATIDCFILAAMAVDRYVAICNPLRYPIVMSQRLCILLLVGSYTMGFLNASVNTSFTFSLNFCRSNAINHFFCDEPPILALSCSSIDFNIMLLTVFVGFNLMSTVLVVIFSYIYILAAILRMASAAGRKKAFSTCASHLTTVTIFYGTLSYMYLHPHTNESQEQEKAASVFYGIIIPMLNPLIYSLRNQDVIAAFKKTGKKCL